The genome window TGGCGCGCGATCCAGAGCGCGGCTTCCAGACGGCTGGAAACGTGAATTTTGCGGAAGATGTTGTAGACATGGGTTTTCACCGTGCGGGTACTGATACACATACGACTGCCGATCTGGTCGTTGGAGGCCCCGTTGGCGAGCAGTCCAAGCACCTCCCGTTCGCGTCGGGTCAACTGCGGCATCTCCACCGACAGGACCGGGGGGGACGGAACCATCCGGCTGAGCAGATATTCGCTCAGAATCCGACGGGGCACCCAAAACTCGCCGGCAAAGAGGAGGGAAATCCCCTTGAGCAGGGTATCCGCCGAATCATCCGCGAAAAAGAGTCCTCGTACGCCGGCGGCCAGTGCCTCCTTCGCAATGTCCA of Desulfuromonas acetexigens contains these proteins:
- a CDS encoding helix-turn-helix transcriptional regulator, with the protein product MNLTGKTVRIVGMRRLHNEVLAEFIRSRLGAECLLAPGIHGDPLPGTLLLLDCLGADRESLLCRLRQGPLFGSSGAFFALFNLDRNLDIAKEALAAGVRGLFFADDSADTLLKGISLLFAGEFWVPRRILSEYLLSRMVPSPPVLSVEMPQLTRREREVLGLLANGASNDQIGSRMCISTRTVKTHVYNIFRKIHVSSRLEAALWIARHV